Proteins encoded by one window of Aspergillus puulaauensis MK2 DNA, chromosome 4, nearly complete sequence:
- a CDS encoding SGNH/GDSL hydrolase family protein (COG:E;~EggNog:ENOG410PI4E;~InterPro:IPR013830,IPR036514;~PFAM:PF00657,PF13472;~SECRETED:SignalP(1-23)) translates to MGLARLQYVLVAAYTLFISLVASSPINQQDKHWVATWTATTQEVEGGENVTSQFENATLRQTFRVTIGAERIRFQFSNLFGQTDLPITAGSVALPVDGSAGVAGIDTATIKKLTFDGSASVTIPPGGIIYSDQIDLHVSPLSNVALTIYTQAGQAGNKITGHPGSRTTSWMEAGNKVTASSITETTSVEHWYFASAIEAWAPKSNSGLVILGDSITDGRGSDDNQNNRWPDALVDRMYSNNLTNIAVTNQAAGGNAVLEGGLGPPLLDRYRRDALGQKGVKYVMIFEGVNDIGVSDTDDETQGALFENLTSAYAQIVSDSKEAGLVTIGTTITPFAGSQYGDPAREKTRGRVNEWILTASAFDYVVDFASFIGDGESLKPEFDGSDHLHPNVAGYRELARRFDLDIFRT, encoded by the exons ATGGGACTCGCAAGGCTGCAATACGTGCTGGTAGCAGCATACACCctctttatatctttagTAGCCAGCAGTCCTATTAACCAGCAGGACAAGCACTGGGTCGCAACATggacagcaacaacacaGGAAGTCGAG GGCGGAGAGAACGTTACCTCCCAGTTCGAAAACGCGACACTGCGCCAGACGTTCCGGGTAACGATTGGAGCTGAGCGCATCCGGTTCCAATTCTCGAATCTCTTCGGCCAAACCGACTTGCCTATCACTGCGGGCTCGGTGGCATTGCCGGTGGATGGCAGTGCAGGTGTCGCTGGGATTGATACGGCGACGATCAAGAAACTGACGTTCGATGGCTCTGCATCTGTGACTATTCCTCCAGGGGGGATTATATACTCTGACCAGATTGACCTTCACGTCTCTCCGCTATCGAATGTTGCCCTCACTATCTATACCCAGGCAGGACAGGCTGGGAATAAGATTACAGGCCATCCAGGGAGCCGTACCACATCGTGGATGGAAGCGGGCAACAAAGTCACTGCCTCCTCGATTACAGAGACGACTAGTGTAGAGCACTGGTACTTCGCCAGTGCGATCGAGGCCTGGGCCCCAAAGAGTAATTCAggcctcgtcatcctcggtgACAGCATCACAGACGGACGAGGGAGCGACGATAACCAGAATAACCG ATGGCCCGACGCCCTCGTCGATCGGATGTACAGCAACAACCTGACCAATATCGCCGTCACAAACCAAGCGGCTGGTGGCAATGCCGTTCTTGAAGGAGGTCTCGGGCCTCCTCTGCTTGACCGGTATCGTCGCGATGCCCTCGGGCAGAAGGGGGTAAAGTACGTTATGATCTTTGAAGGGGTCAACGACATCGGGGTGTCTGATACAGACGACGAAACGCAAGGAGCGCTCTTCGAAAACCTAACCAGCGCATATGCACAGATAGTATCAGACAGCAAAGAGGCCGGGCTGGTTACCATCGGGACAACCATCACTCCGTTCGCTGGTAGTCAGTATGGGGACCCGGCGCGTGAAAAGACCAGAGGTAGGGTTAATGAGTGGATTCTTACAGCTAGTGCTTTTGACTATGTTGTTGATTTTGCTAGTTTtattggggatggggagagcTTGAAGCCGGAGTTTGATGGTTCGGATCATTTGCATCCTAATGTGGCTGGTTATAGGGAACTGGCGCGGAGGTTTGACTTGGATATCTTTCGGACATAG
- a CDS encoding uncharacterized protein (SECRETED:SignalP(1-18);~TransMembrane:1 (n2-13c18/19o214-240i)), with amino-acid sequence MASFILCFVLALLSPAFSLQPHNSPPKTTSTADAEPGPSPTEPPLLEKRADFDDVPPNICGWFSGAGYDTRWSYDNPQITCFWNSDYKILGRPEDQVPAITTCIEDGNAGISTLRCSSDTPYCLTVIYEPDYYGWFCTDTPDVTWTMEPTWSGMQSPILFPIYTGSKGISTGTQYPPGYQNSQRTSTVDSAGEPSDTDTGTDTGSDTASSSVPVGAIVGGVVGGLAAIGIFAFAVIYLLIHSRRKRSNAEQQGQGPGQPPEIQKTQQGYVQPDMPPPSEVHGQGAALSPGQPELPSNTRPSPFSPYVNQGGYPGTAAPPRGQWAGDGRNFEIDSQQVGELDGANYISRPSAR; translated from the exons ATGGCCTCTTTTATCCTCTGCTTCGTCCTCGCTCTGCTGAGTCCGGCGTTCTCCCTCCAGCCACATAATAGTCCGCCCAAGACGACTTCTACGGCGGATGCTGAACCAGGCCCTTCGCCAACAGAACCACCGTTGTTGGAAAAGAGAGCAGACTTTGACGATGTCCCGCCGAATATCTGTGGCTGGTTCTCGGGCGCAGGCTATG ACACCAGATGGTCTTACGACAATCCCCAGATAACTTGCTTCTGGAATAGCGACTACAAGATCCTTGGTAGACCGGAAGATCAGGTCCCTGCTATAACAACCTGTATTGAGGATGGAAACGCAGGTATCTCAACTCTTCGATG TTCATCCGACACCCCATACTGCCTCACCGTCATATACGAACCTGACTACTACGGCTGGTTCTGCACCGACACCCCCGACGTGACCTGGACCATGGAACCAACATGGAGCGGAATGCAGAGCCCGATCCTGTTTCCGATATACACCGGCTCGAAGGGCATTTCCACAGGGACACAATACCCACCGGGATACCAAA ACTCTCAGCGTACAAGTACCGTGGATTCCGCGGGTGAGCCGTCGGATACGGATACTGGTACGGATACTGGTTCTGATactgcatcatcttcagtACCAGTTGGTGCCATCGTCGGCGGAGTCGTCGGCGGTCTTGCTGCAATCGGTATCTTTGCTTTCGCGGTGATATACCTACTTATCCACTCGCGTCGAAAGCGAAGCAATGCAGAGCAGCAAGGCCAAGGACCTGGGCAACCGCCAGAGATCCAAAAGACCCAGCAGGGATACGTGCAACCGGATATGCCTCCACCTTCAGAGGTCCACGGGCAAGGGGCCGCTCTGTCGCCAGGGCAGCCGGAACTCCCGTCTAATACTAGACCGTCGCCCTTTTCACCATATGTTAACCAGGGTGGTTACCCGGGGACTGCAGCGCCTCCGCGAGGACAGTGGGCCGGGGATGGAAGGAATTTCGAGATTGATTCACAGCAGGTGGGGGAGTTGGATGGGGCGAACTATATTTCAAGGCCGTCTGCGCGGTAA